A window of Aliarcobacter trophiarum LMG 25534 contains these coding sequences:
- a CDS encoding TRAP transporter large permease, with protein MVIATLFILLFGLMLVGVPVAVALGASTLVSAFLFTNNDLMGISSYIFDGLNKYTLMAIPMFVLAGSLLSRGSAAARIINFAKSLVGHLPGGLPIAAILASIIFAAISGSSPATVAAIGSVMYGAIKSAGYNEQFAIGTITTSGTLGILIPPSVVFIVYGVSADQSIGKLFMAGVIPGLMIGGMMMLATYILAKRSGFKAEKMASVSEIFKAFKESFWALLIIFVVIGGIYGGIFTPTEAGAVSVMYAFFISFFVYKDIKIKDLYKIALDSAQTSSMIFFIIANAMIFAHFLTDEQIPQQITQMIIDAQVSPLMFLLIVNILLLIMGQFMEPSSVVMITVPLLLPIGMALGIDPIHLGVIMVVNMEIGMLTPPVGLNLFVASGITGLSMGQVIKASIPMTLVLLFGLVLITYIPAISLWLPNLMFGY; from the coding sequence ATGGTTATTGCAACACTTTTTATTTTACTTTTTGGTTTGATGTTGGTTGGAGTTCCAGTTGCTGTAGCATTAGGAGCTAGTACATTAGTTTCTGCATTTTTGTTTACAAATAATGATTTGATGGGAATTTCATCTTATATTTTTGATGGATTAAACAAATATACACTTATGGCAATTCCTATGTTCGTTTTGGCTGGTTCATTACTTTCAAGAGGAAGTGCAGCTGCAAGAATTATAAATTTTGCTAAAAGTTTGGTTGGGCATCTTCCAGGTGGTTTACCAATAGCTGCTATTTTGGCATCTATTATTTTTGCTGCTATTAGTGGAAGTTCTCCTGCAACTGTTGCTGCTATTGGTTCAGTAATGTATGGAGCTATTAAAAGTGCTGGTTATAATGAACAGTTCGCTATTGGTACAATTACAACTTCTGGAACATTAGGAATTTTAATTCCACCTTCTGTTGTATTTATTGTATATGGAGTTAGTGCTGATCAATCTATCGGAAAACTATTTATGGCTGGTGTAATTCCAGGTCTTATGATAGGTGGTATGATGATGCTTGCAACATATATCCTAGCAAAAAGAAGTGGATTTAAAGCTGAAAAAATGGCTAGTGTATCTGAAATCTTTAAAGCTTTTAAAGAGTCATTTTGGGCTTTACTAATTATATTTGTTGTTATTGGGGGAATTTATGGTGGTATATTTACTCCAACAGAAGCAGGTGCAGTTAGTGTTATGTATGCCTTTTTTATCTCTTTCTTTGTTTATAAAGATATAAAAATAAAAGATTTATACAAAATTGCATTAGATTCAGCACAAACAAGCTCTATGATTTTCTTTATCATTGCAAATGCTATGATTTTTGCACATTTTTTAACAGATGAGCAAATTCCACAACAAATTACTCAAATGATAATAGATGCACAAGTAAGTCCTTTAATGTTCCTTTTAATTGTAAATATTTTACTTTTAATTATGGGACAATTTATGGAACCTAGTTCAGTTGTTATGATTACAGTTCCACTACTTCTTCCTATTGGAATGGCTCTTGGAATTGACCCTATTCATTTGGGAGTTATAATGGTTGTAAATATGGAAATAGGAATGCTAACCCCACCTGTTGGATTAAACTTGTTTGTTGCAAGTGGAATCACAGGATTATCTATGGGACAAGTAATAAAAGCATCTATTCCTATGACTTTAGTTTTATTATTTGGATTAGTTTTAATAACATATATTCCAGCTATATCTCTATGGTTACCAAATTTAATGTTTGGATATTAA
- a CDS encoding MarR family EPS-associated transcriptional regulator has translation MQKNREVLDETSFDILRKVPDSSGQMSLAKELDISIGKVNYVLNALIDKGLIKVENFKNSNNKIAYRYLLTQKGVIEKFELTKYFIERKKLEYDELQKELEILSKKT, from the coding sequence TTGCAAAAAAATCGTGAAGTTTTAGATGAGACTAGTTTTGATATTTTAAGAAAAGTCCCAGACAGCAGTGGACAAATGTCACTAGCAAAAGAGTTAGATATTAGTATAGGTAAAGTAAACTATGTATTAAATGCCTTAATAGATAAGGGACTTATAAAAGTAGAAAACTTTAAAAACTCAAATAATAAAATAGCATATAGATACCTTCTAACTCAAAAAGGTGTAATAGAAAAATTTGAGCTTACAAAGTATTTTATTGAGAGAAAAAAGCTTGAGTATGATGAACTTCAAAAAGAGCTTGAGATATTGAGTAAAAAAACTTAA
- a CDS encoding DctP family TRAP transporter solute-binding subunit encodes MKRSIFGIAAAAILATSSFGADYVMKISHVVSSSTPKGMAADYLEKRIEELTAGKIDVQVFPNSQLYGDADEMKALAMNNVQLIMPSLSKFPSIVPQIQLFDLPFLFRDKDHLYKVMDGEVGAKLKSYVDAKKQMKAFDYWDAGFKHFSSSKKAILNPEDAKGQKFRIQSSKVLEAQFKAVGGNPQILPFSEVYSALQQGVVDATENPLSNFYTKKFNEVQSSLTLSSHGYLGYLVVMNQQFWDKLPKDLQEKVSIAMKEATEFERKATEEDDAKIMAGLKKYAEESKRLEIFELNKEQIANWRKVMEVIYPEFYDVIGEDLIKKAIETK; translated from the coding sequence ATGAAAAGAAGTATATTTGGAATAGCTGCTGCTGCAATACTTGCAACATCAAGCTTTGGTGCTGATTATGTTATGAAAATTAGCCATGTTGTAAGTTCTAGCACACCAAAAGGTATGGCTGCTGACTATTTAGAAAAAAGAATAGAGGAGTTAACTGCTGGAAAAATTGATGTTCAAGTTTTCCCAAACTCTCAACTATATGGTGATGCAGATGAGATGAAAGCTTTGGCTATGAACAATGTTCAATTAATTATGCCAAGTTTATCAAAATTCCCATCTATTGTACCTCAAATTCAACTTTTTGATTTACCATTCTTATTTAGAGATAAAGATCATTTATACAAAGTTATGGATGGAGAAGTTGGAGCAAAACTTAAATCTTATGTAGATGCAAAAAAACAGATGAAAGCATTTGATTATTGGGATGCTGGATTTAAACATTTTTCAAGTAGTAAAAAAGCTATCTTAAACCCAGAAGATGCAAAAGGTCAAAAATTTAGAATTCAATCTTCAAAAGTTTTAGAAGCTCAGTTTAAAGCTGTTGGTGGAAATCCACAAATTTTACCATTCTCAGAAGTTTACTCAGCACTTCAACAAGGTGTTGTTGATGCAACTGAAAATCCACTATCAAACTTCTATACAAAAAAATTCAATGAAGTTCAATCTAGCCTTACTTTAAGTAGTCATGGATATTTAGGATATTTAGTTGTAATGAATCAACAATTTTGGGATAAATTACCAAAAGATTTACAAGAAAAAGTTTCAATTGCTATGAAAGAAGCAACAGAGTTTGAAAGAAAAGCAACTGAAGAAGATGATGCAAAAATTATGGCTGGATTAAAAAAATATGCAGAAGAGTCAAAAAGACTTGAGATTTTTGAATTAAATAAAGAGCAAATTGCAAATTGGAGAAAAGTTATGGAAGTTATCTATCCAGAATTTTATGATGTAATTGGTGAAGATTTAATCAAAAAAGCTATTGAGACAAAATAA
- a CDS encoding endonuclease/exonuclease/phosphatase family protein has protein sequence MNIIKIKVATFNLFQFCEPNFSFYSKKEKFTIQDWEEKKLWIKNQILDLDAHIIGFQEVFSQKELEILVKECGFKKFIVADIPLLDEQTKTYKTTTVAMASKFPITNIEKLKTKNNFSFAREPIKAKIIINNKKLNIYVAHLKSNRLNEFEYKFTKNSNFEEKIEKLRISQKNSYSKSLNQRINEVKHLHFDIKNSDIPAILLCDLNDKEFSITIEALCNHRFYNKDLKKDEFILFDTYNLAPKKIYNPHPELKEIKRTPTSYFVGYGNTLDFIFVSKELKNSVTSYKVFDKHLEKNRNGSLKTSDHAQVLCEIEI, from the coding sequence ATGAATATAATTAAAATAAAAGTAGCCACATTTAACCTTTTCCAATTTTGTGAACCAAACTTCTCTTTCTACTCAAAAAAAGAGAAATTTACAATACAAGATTGGGAAGAAAAAAAGCTTTGGATAAAAAATCAAATTCTAGATTTAGATGCACATATTATTGGTTTTCAAGAGGTTTTTTCACAAAAAGAGCTTGAGATTTTAGTAAAGGAGTGTGGCTTTAAAAAGTTTATTGTAGCAGATATTCCACTTTTAGACGAACAAACAAAAACCTACAAAACTACAACTGTAGCAATGGCTAGTAAGTTTCCTATAACAAATATAGAAAAATTAAAAACAAAAAATAATTTCTCTTTTGCAAGAGAACCAATAAAAGCAAAAATAATAATAAATAACAAAAAATTGAATATATATGTAGCACATCTTAAATCAAATCGTTTAAATGAGTTTGAGTATAAGTTCACAAAAAACTCTAATTTTGAAGAAAAGATAGAAAAACTAAGAATTTCTCAAAAAAACTCCTATAGCAAATCATTAAACCAAAGAATAAATGAAGTAAAACATCTTCACTTTGATATAAAAAATAGCGATATTCCCGCTATTTTACTTTGTGATTTAAATGACAAAGAGTTTTCTATTACTATTGAAGCATTGTGTAATCATAGGTTTTATAATAAAGATTTAAAAAAAGATGAGTTTATTCTTTTTGATACCTATAATCTTGCACCAAAAAAAATTTACAATCCTCATCCTGAACTTAAAGAGATTAAAAGAACACCTACAAGCTATTTTGTAGGATATGGGAATACTCTTGATTTTATTTTTGTATCAAAAGAGTTAAAAAACAGTGTAACAAGCTATAAAGTTTTTGATAAACATCTAGAAAAAAATAGAAATGGAAGCCTAAAAACAAGTGACCATGCACAAGTTTTATGCGAAATAGAGATTTAA
- a CDS encoding ABC transporter ATP-binding protein yields MNKLTIVKVKNISKTYKLYNKPIDRVKETLNPFKKKYHKEFYALNDISFELKRGETLGIIGRNGNGKSTLLKIISGVLTPTKGHVNTKGKISAILELTSSLKPELTGLENIELNLKISGFNKNELKEKIKEIEEFAEIGEFITQPVKTYSSGMKSRLGFGIAISSKPDILILDEVLAVGDFNFQQKCLSKINAMRENISMIFVSHSMNSVRLFCDNVLVLEKGKKVFYGNADDGIKYYIEQEENEKQELNKKNTPKVVKPFYGDLFHNKEKIINVKHSWSKVMYKLQEEMILDFSFELKFDPKNLIIGLPIWDNLGNNITSFNSDFYKIRLFKDRYKIKGSLKTNCYFNPNEYSSMFVVVDGSEFLYRQLNKNFTVANRERVFGYVTLNHEWEING; encoded by the coding sequence ATGAACAAATTAACTATAGTAAAAGTAAAAAATATTTCTAAAACATATAAATTATATAATAAACCAATTGATAGAGTTAAAGAAACATTAAACCCATTTAAAAAGAAATATCATAAAGAGTTTTATGCACTAAATGATATCTCTTTTGAGTTAAAACGTGGAGAAACACTAGGTATTATAGGAAGAAATGGAAATGGTAAATCAACTCTTTTAAAAATAATATCAGGAGTATTGACTCCAACAAAAGGACATGTAAACACTAAAGGTAAAATTTCAGCTATACTTGAACTTACCTCAAGCTTGAAACCGGAATTAACAGGTCTTGAAAATATAGAATTAAATCTTAAAATAAGTGGTTTTAATAAAAATGAATTAAAAGAAAAGATAAAAGAGATAGAAGAATTTGCTGAAATTGGAGAATTTATTACTCAACCAGTAAAAACATATAGTAGTGGTATGAAGTCTCGACTAGGTTTTGGTATAGCAATTTCTAGTAAGCCAGATATCCTTATACTTGATGAGGTGTTAGCCGTGGGAGATTTTAATTTCCAGCAAAAATGTTTATCTAAAATAAATGCAATGAGAGAAAATATATCAATGATATTTGTTTCTCATTCTATGAATAGCGTAAGACTTTTTTGTGATAATGTATTGGTATTAGAAAAAGGTAAAAAAGTTTTTTATGGAAACGCAGATGATGGCATAAAGTATTATATTGAACAAGAAGAAAATGAAAAACAAGAATTGAATAAGAAAAATACACCTAAAGTTGTTAAACCATTTTATGGAGATTTATTTCATAATAAAGAAAAAATTATAAATGTAAAACATAGTTGGAGTAAGGTGATGTATAAACTCCAAGAAGAGATGATTTTAGATTTTAGTTTTGAATTAAAATTTGATCCAAAGAATTTGATAATTGGTTTACCTATTTGGGATAATTTAGGAAATAATATAACTTCATTTAATAGTGATTTTTATAAAATAAGATTATTTAAAGATAGATATAAAATTAAAGGTAGTTTAAAAACCAATTGTTATTTTAATCCAAATGAGTATAGTTCAATGTTTGTTGTAGTTGATGGAAGTGAGTTTTTATATAGACAATTAAATAAAAATTTTACTGTAGCAAATAGAGAGAGAGTATTTGGATATGTAACATTAAATCATGAATGGGAGATAAATGGATAA
- a CDS encoding cache domain-containing protein, which translates to MNNKIEKNLLKTIIFTFIAISSSMILAISFFYVENTKDYFDKQMLKYKDDYYLEIKDTLKMKLRMVTDILDYNTKHLNLSQEEIKNYTIDFLSNLTFEQNSSNYIFVYEINNWEGGDNFAKMLVNPNRPDLFGKDISTNEEDGNGKKFREEFLEDIKKYGESYTRYSYKKPDSKDFQYKLSYFKYYPTFNWILAAGVYIDDIENELKIKNDELRKEIKKQILQNIILFVLFLIIALLALALLSNAIYKILKKYRQKVKENEKELKVLNKSLEEMMSNIAHQWRQPLAEISSILMLIKIKYDTNSLDFKTMDKKIDEANNVLEYMSKTIDDFKGFFSTNKEKEEFYLKDLIEDVININRNILELNSIEIDINIDKNIKINNFLNEYQQVVLNILKNAKDVLIEKNIEKPTIKIYSKTNQDSISLFIEDNAGGIKVEPINKIFEAYFSTKEDGLGTGIGLYMSKMIVEKSLKGNIKVKNSDFGAVFEISVLKNC; encoded by the coding sequence TTGAACAACAAAATAGAAAAAAATCTACTCAAAACAATAATCTTTACATTTATTGCCATAAGCTCATCTATGATTTTAGCAATATCTTTTTTCTATGTAGAAAATACAAAAGATTATTTTGATAAACAGATGTTAAAGTACAAAGATGACTATTATCTTGAGATAAAAGATACACTAAAGATGAAACTAAGAATGGTAACTGATATTTTAGATTACAACACAAAACATCTAAACTTAAGCCAAGAAGAGATAAAAAACTACACAATAGATTTTCTAAGCAATCTTACTTTTGAGCAAAATAGCAGTAACTATATTTTTGTTTATGAGATAAATAATTGGGAGGGTGGAGATAATTTTGCAAAAATGTTGGTAAACCCAAATAGACCAGATTTATTTGGTAAAGATATCTCAACAAATGAGGAAGATGGAAATGGAAAAAAATTTAGAGAAGAGTTTTTAGAAGATATAAAAAAGTATGGAGAATCATATACTAGATACTCATATAAAAAACCAGATAGCAAAGATTTCCAATATAAGCTCTCATATTTCAAATATTATCCCACATTCAACTGGATATTAGCAGCTGGAGTCTATATTGATGATATTGAAAATGAACTCAAAATTAAAAATGATGAACTTAGAAAAGAGATAAAAAAGCAGATTTTACAAAATATTATCCTATTTGTACTCTTTTTAATTATTGCACTTTTAGCATTAGCTCTTCTTTCAAATGCAATATATAAAATCTTAAAAAAATATAGACAAAAAGTTAAAGAAAATGAAAAAGAGCTAAAAGTTTTAAACAAATCACTTGAAGAGATGATGAGCAATATAGCTCACCAATGGAGGCAACCTTTAGCTGAGATATCATCTATTTTAATGCTAATAAAAATAAAATATGATACAAACTCTCTTGATTTTAAAACTATGGATAAAAAAATAGATGAAGCAAATAATGTTTTGGAGTATATGTCAAAAACAATTGATGATTTCAAAGGATTTTTCTCTACAAACAAAGAGAAAGAGGAGTTTTATCTAAAAGACCTTATTGAAGATGTAATAAATATAAATAGAAATATACTTGAATTAAACAGTATCGAAATAGATATAAATATAGATAAAAATATAAAAATAAACAATTTCCTAAATGAATATCAGCAAGTAGTTTTAAATATTTTAAAAAATGCAAAAGATGTTTTGATAGAGAAAAATATAGAAAAACCAACTATTAAAATCTACTCAAAAACTAATCAAGATAGTATCTCTCTTTTTATAGAAGATAATGCAGGAGGTATAAAAGTAGAGCCTATAAATAAAATATTTGAAGCCTATTTTTCTACAAAAGAAGATGGTCTTGGTACTGGAATTGGTCTATATATGTCAAAAATGATAGTAGAAAAAAGTCTAAAGGGAAATATAAAAGTAAAAAATAGTGATTTTGGTGCAGTTTTTGAAATATCAGTTTTGAAAAATTGCTAA
- a CDS encoding response regulator transcription factor produces the protein MNNQLKKLKVFTILYVEDDSGIRENFKEILKHYFKDVFVAKSSKEAYQSYIKQKPDLLITDIKMENMSGIDLIKKIRQTDKNIKIIITSAYTNLDYLLVAAELNLIKYIVKPITNAKLFEAFDSFLKSNSDETIHILKDNWYFNSKKSIISNEIEEFILTKKEILFLELLLSKKSVISYEEIFNHICDDNLIMSQNAMRQFIKNLRKKLPLNYLKNIQGVGYYIDV, from the coding sequence ATGAACAATCAACTTAAAAAACTTAAAGTTTTTACAATTTTATATGTTGAAGATGATAGTGGAATAAGAGAGAATTTTAAAGAGATTTTAAAACACTATTTCAAAGATGTTTTTGTTGCAAAGAGTTCCAAAGAGGCGTATCAAAGCTATATTAAGCAAAAACCTGATTTATTAATAACTGATATAAAGATGGAGAATATGTCAGGAATTGATTTAATAAAAAAGATTCGACAAACAGATAAAAATATAAAAATTATAATAACTTCAGCATATACAAATTTGGATTATCTTTTGGTTGCAGCTGAACTTAATTTGATTAAATATATAGTAAAACCTATCACAAATGCAAAACTTTTTGAGGCATTTGACTCTTTTTTAAAGTCAAATAGTGATGAAACAATACATATTTTAAAAGATAATTGGTATTTTAATAGTAAAAAATCTATCATCTCAAATGAGATTGAAGAGTTTATTTTGACAAAAAAAGAGATTCTGTTTTTGGAGCTTTTACTTTCAAAAAAATCAGTTATCTCGTATGAAGAGATTTTCAATCATATTTGTGATGATAATCTAATAATGAGCCAAAATGCAATGAGACAATTTATAAAAAATCTTAGAAAAAAACTACCTTTGAACTATTTGAAAAATATTCAAGGAGTTGGTTATTATATTGATGTATAA
- a CDS encoding TRAP transporter small permease, whose amino-acid sequence MSKIFKIMDIIVGTINQTIAVYGMVLGVLLAFINVVLRYVFDMSLPWAAELTNYFFIWSALFGAAYGFKQGAHISVTLLIEKFSPTVMKGFLIFANLLSIIYLLLISYFGYKLILMLMDFGEINVDLQVPLWIPQLVIPIAFLLAAYRVAEKLVEIYRTDAENIKLFSEHEAIIEEIKGENK is encoded by the coding sequence ATGAGTAAAATTTTTAAAATTATGGATATTATAGTTGGTACAATAAACCAAACCATAGCCGTTTACGGTATGGTCTTGGGTGTTTTATTGGCATTTATAAATGTAGTTCTCAGATATGTCTTTGACATGAGCCTTCCTTGGGCTGCTGAGCTTACTAACTATTTTTTTATTTGGTCAGCACTCTTTGGTGCGGCCTACGGATTTAAACAAGGGGCTCACATCTCTGTTACTTTATTAATAGAGAAGTTTTCTCCTACTGTCATGAAAGGGTTTTTAATCTTTGCAAACCTTCTTTCTATTATTTATCTTCTTCTAATTTCATATTTTGGCTATAAACTAATTTTAATGTTAATGGATTTTGGTGAAATCAATGTAGATTTACAAGTTCCACTTTGGATACCACAATTGGTTATCCCAATAGCATTTTTATTAGCAGCTTATAGAGTTGCAGAAAAACTAGTAGAGATTTATAGAACTGATGCTGAAAACATCAAACTATTTAGTGAGCATGAAGCTATAATAGAAGAGATTAAAGGAGAAAATAAATAA
- a CDS encoding ABC transporter permease, giving the protein MIIILKSFFRFFKDLIKSKQLLYVLAKNDFKEQFLGSYLGILWAILRPILFMIIVWFIFSIGFKRHLENSEIPFILYLMCGYIPWFFFSDAISGGMNSIITNKYLVKKVNFRVSILPIVKILSALFLHIIFLLILIVVLFLYGYSPTIYWLQLPFYTFMMFILVLGISWFTSALRVFMKDISQIISVVLQLGFWVTPIFWSIKMVPEKYMFVLNLNPMVYIVEGYRNSFLYNKWFWESTDYLICFLSITLFLLILGVVVFRRLRPHFGDVL; this is encoded by the coding sequence TTGATTATTATATTAAAAAGTTTTTTTAGATTTTTTAAAGATTTGATAAAAAGCAAACAATTATTATATGTTTTAGCAAAAAATGATTTTAAGGAGCAGTTTTTAGGTTCTTACCTAGGTATACTTTGGGCTATTCTTAGACCAATACTATTTATGATTATTGTTTGGTTTATTTTTTCTATTGGTTTTAAAAGACATTTAGAAAATTCAGAAATACCTTTCATACTTTATTTAATGTGTGGGTACATACCATGGTTCTTTTTTTCCGATGCTATAAGTGGAGGAATGAATTCCATTATCACAAATAAATATTTAGTTAAAAAAGTAAATTTTAGAGTAAGTATTTTACCAATTGTAAAGATATTATCTGCTTTATTTCTTCATATAATCTTTTTACTAATTTTAATAGTGGTATTGTTTTTGTATGGATATAGTCCTACTATCTATTGGTTGCAGTTACCTTTTTACACTTTTATGATGTTTATTTTAGTTTTGGGTATAAGTTGGTTTACCTCTGCTTTGAGAGTTTTTATGAAAGATATTTCACAGATAATAAGTGTAGTATTACAACTAGGTTTCTGGGTAACACCTATTTTTTGGTCTATAAAAATGGTTCCAGAAAAATATATGTTCGTATTAAATCTTAATCCTATGGTGTATATAGTTGAAGGATATAGAAATAGCTTTTTATATAATAAGTGGTTTTGGGAGTCAACAGATTATTTGATTTGTTTTTTATCAATAACTTTATTTCTTTTGATATTAGGAGTTGTTGTATTTAGAAGACTTAGACCTCATTTTGGAGATGTATTATAA
- a CDS encoding undecaprenyl-diphosphate phosphatase gives MTIFDAIYLGIIEGLTEFIPVSSTGHLIVLSELLGLEQNNVNKAFEIIIQFAAILALIFVYPSKFTFKHINLWLKIALAFIPIGMVGFIFSKQVKELFSMEIVAYMFIIGGVIFLIVEKFYDESKKHINDVEDVSFKQAFYIGLAQVFALIPGTSRAGASIIGAMIVGLNRKASAEFSFLLAFPVMVATTFYDIYKHHEEILQDGNFLTLAVGFVVSFLVALFVIKLFLKFLEKFTFVAFGIYRILFGILILALF, from the coding sequence ATGACAATATTTGATGCAATATATTTAGGAATAATAGAAGGGTTAACAGAGTTTATCCCTGTATCTTCAACTGGACACCTAATAGTTTTAAGTGAACTTTTAGGACTTGAACAAAACAATGTAAACAAAGCCTTTGAGATAATAATACAGTTTGCTGCAATTTTGGCTTTAATTTTTGTATACCCTAGTAAATTTACATTTAAACACATTAATCTTTGGCTTAAAATAGCTTTGGCATTTATCCCTATTGGGATGGTTGGATTTATCTTTTCAAAACAAGTAAAAGAGCTATTTAGCATGGAAATTGTTGCATATATGTTTATTATTGGTGGAGTTATTTTTTTAATTGTTGAAAAGTTTTATGATGAGAGTAAAAAACATATAAATGATGTTGAAGATGTTAGTTTTAAACAAGCTTTCTATATAGGTTTGGCTCAAGTTTTTGCTTTAATACCTGGAACTAGTAGAGCAGGAGCTAGTATAATTGGAGCTATGATTGTTGGGCTAAATAGAAAAGCAAGTGCTGAGTTCTCTTTTTTACTTGCTTTTCCTGTTATGGTTGCTACAACATTTTATGATATTTATAAACACCATGAAGAGATACTGCAAGATGGAAATTTTTTAACTTTAGCTGTTGGTTTTGTTGTATCTTTTTTAGTTGCTCTATTTGTAATAAAATTATTTCTAAAGTTTTTAGAGAAATTTACATTTGTTGCTTTTGGAATTTATAGAATTTTATTTGGAATTTTGATTTTAGCTCTATTTTAA
- the galE gene encoding UDP-glucose 4-epimerase GalE: protein MKIKNKKILITGGAGYIGTHTLIELHKEGFDFVVYDNLSNSSKEALKNVKKIIGSKVKFVKGDIRDKKSLRMVFEKYNLDSVIHFAGLKAVGESVAKPLNYYDNNVVGTIILLEVMREFNCKKIVFSSSATVYGNPKRCPIDESFELGGTTNPYGTSKYIIERILEDLYISDNNFKIVILRYFNPVGAHESGLIGENPNGIPNNLMPYISQVAVGKLKELSVFGSDYETRDGTGVRDYIHVVDLASAHVKAIEYLSSSNYSFENSRLNIGTGIGYSVLEMIKAFEKVSGKKVPYRLVDRRVGDIAECYSNPKKSKEILGWKAKLTLDDMCTDNWRWQSNNQNGYKDLY from the coding sequence TTGAAAATAAAAAATAAAAAAATATTAATTACAGGTGGAGCTGGATATATAGGAACACATACTTTAATAGAGTTACACAAAGAAGGGTTTGATTTTGTAGTATATGACAATCTATCAAATTCTTCAAAAGAAGCTCTAAAAAATGTAAAAAAAATTATTGGTTCAAAAGTAAAGTTTGTAAAAGGTGATATAAGAGATAAAAAATCTTTGAGAATGGTTTTTGAGAAATATAATCTGGACTCTGTTATTCACTTTGCAGGACTTAAAGCTGTAGGGGAGAGTGTTGCAAAACCACTAAATTATTATGATAACAATGTTGTAGGGACTATTATACTTTTAGAAGTAATGAGAGAATTTAACTGCAAAAAAATAGTTTTTTCTAGTTCAGCAACAGTATATGGAAATCCAAAAAGATGCCCAATAGATGAGAGTTTTGAACTTGGTGGTACTACAAATCCATATGGTACTAGCAAATATATTATTGAAAGAATCTTAGAAGATTTGTATATTAGTGATAATAACTTTAAAATTGTCATTTTAAGATATTTTAATCCTGTTGGAGCACATGAAAGTGGATTGATAGGGGAGAATCCAAATGGTATTCCAAATAATCTTATGCCATATATTTCTCAAGTTGCTGTAGGAAAATTGAAAGAACTAAGTGTTTTTGGAAGTGATTATGAAACAAGAGATGGTACTGGAGTAAGAGATTATATCCATGTCGTAGATTTAGCATCTGCCCATGTTAAAGCAATAGAGTATTTAAGCAGTAGTAACTATAGTTTTGAAAATTCAAGACTAAATATTGGAACAGGAATTGGGTATAGTGTTTTAGAGATGATAAAAGCTTTTGAAAAAGTAAGTGGAAAAAAAGTGCCATATAGATTAGTTGATAGAAGAGTAGGTGATATAGCTGAATGTTATTCAAATCCAAAAAAATCAAAAGAGATTTTAGGCTGGAAAGCGAAATTAACCTTGGATGATATGTGTACTGATAACTGGCGATGGCAGAGTAATAACCAAAATGGGTATAAGGATTTATATTGA